In one window of Myxococcus virescens DNA:
- a CDS encoding dioxygenase, which produces MGDELDRRVVLQGAAAAGVVGVLGAGGPGGGQAVAPAAFISHGSPMVALDADAYPQALRCFGGEAQARALVVVSAHWETPGEIRVTASAQPSLIHDFYGFPEPLYRLRYGAPGAPSLAHDVVARLKAGGLPTVADAERGWDHGAWVPLLHAFPEAKLPVVQVSMPLGASPADIARMGELLRPLRAQGVLLMGSGGIVHNLRRLNFQEKAASVEPWAAAFDAWIAQKLEARDFTGLQSWLDAPNARLAHPRAEHLMPLYFVLGAALPEDRLTPVFEGFHHGTLSMRSFALRA; this is translated from the coding sequence ATGGGCGACGAACTCGACAGACGCGTGGTGCTTCAAGGCGCGGCGGCGGCCGGGGTGGTGGGCGTGCTGGGGGCGGGTGGTCCTGGCGGCGGCCAGGCCGTGGCCCCCGCGGCGTTCATCTCTCACGGCTCACCGATGGTGGCCCTGGACGCGGATGCCTACCCGCAAGCGCTGCGTTGCTTCGGCGGCGAGGCCCAGGCGCGGGCCCTGGTGGTGGTGTCCGCCCATTGGGAGACGCCCGGCGAGATTCGCGTCACCGCCAGCGCGCAGCCGTCGCTCATCCATGACTTCTATGGCTTTCCCGAGCCGCTCTACCGCCTGCGCTACGGCGCGCCGGGTGCGCCGTCCCTGGCCCATGACGTGGTCGCCCGGCTGAAGGCGGGTGGGTTGCCCACCGTGGCTGACGCGGAGCGCGGCTGGGACCACGGCGCGTGGGTGCCGCTGCTGCATGCCTTCCCGGAGGCGAAGCTCCCCGTCGTCCAGGTCTCCATGCCGCTGGGCGCGAGCCCCGCGGACATCGCGCGGATGGGCGAACTCCTCCGGCCGCTGCGCGCGCAGGGCGTGCTGTTGATGGGCAGCGGCGGCATCGTCCACAACCTGCGCCGGCTGAATTTCCAGGAGAAGGCGGCGTCCGTCGAGCCGTGGGCAGCGGCCTTCGATGCGTGGATTGCGCAGAAGCTGGAGGCGCGAGACTTCACCGGCCTTCAGTCATGGTTGGATGCACCGAACGCGCGGCTCGCGCATCCAAGGGCCGAACATTTGATGCCGCTCTACTTCGTCCTCGGAGCTGCCCTCCCCGAGGACCGTCTCACCCCCGTATTCGAGGGCTTCCATCACGGAACCTTGTCCATGCGCAGCTTCGCGCTGCGCGCCTGA